ACATACTATACATTTACCAGACAGTTATGGATAAGAAACAACTAAGTCTAAGAGCAGCGGACAACATCCGAATACTTGCTCTTTCGATGGTGGAAAAGGCTAAATCAGGTCACCCCGGTGGTGCAATGGGCGGTGCAGACTTTGCACAAGTACTCTTCGGAGAATACATGGTATTTGATCCCGAATGCCCCGAATGGTTTGCCAGAGACCGATTCTTCTTAGACCCGGGACATATGTCTCCTATGTTGTACGCTACTCTATCCATGCACGGTAAGTACAGTATGGAAGACCTCAAGAACTTCCGTCAGTGGGAGAGTGTCACCCCGGGGCACCCCGAGCGTGATGTCCGAAGAGGGGTCGAAAACACATCGGGTCCTCTCGGTCAAGGTCACACTTACGCAGTAGGTGCAGCGATCGCTGCGAAGAAGATGGAGGCAAAGTTCGGCAAGATCATGCGCCAACGTATCTTCGCGTTTATCTCCGATGGCGGTGTTCAAGAAGAGATCTCACAGGGTGCAGGCCGGATAGCCGGTCATTTGGGATTGGATAACCTCGTGATATTCTACGATGCCAACAACATCCAACTCTCTACAACAGTGGACGAGGTCACTTCGGAAGATGTGGCGATGAAGTACAAGGCATGGGGCTGGGAGGTCATCGAAATCAATGGTAACGACCACGAACAGATCCGTAAGGCTCTCGACAAAGCTATTGCCGTGAAAGGTAAGCCTACACTCATCATCGGTAAGACCCTCATGGGTAAGGGAGCCATGGATGCAGACGGAAAGTCCTTCGAAAACAAGGTCTCTACCCACGGTCAGCCTCTATCGGCAGCCGGTGCTTGCACGGCAACTTCGATCAAGGGGATGGGGGGCAATCCCGACAATCCGTTCGTCATCTTCGACGACGTGAAGAAGATGTATGCTGACCGCCAAAAGGCTCTCAAAGAGGAGTGCAAGGCTTGGGGAAAGGAGTATCAGGCTTGGAGAAAAGCTAATGCGACTCTTGCCGACGAGTTGGATACCTGGTTGTCGGACAAAGCTCCAAAAGTGGACTGGAAGGGTATCGTACAGAAGCCTAACCAAGCGACACGTGCAGCCTCGGCAACAGTCCTTGGTTACTTGGCTCAGCAAGTGCCCAATATGGTGGTATCAAGTGCCGATCTCTCAAACTCTGACAAGACTGACGGATTCCTCAAACACACATCCGTCATCACACGTAACAACTTTGGCGGGGGCTTCCTCCAAGCCGGTGTGAGCGAGTTCACGATGGCTTGTCTATGTATCGGTATGGCTCTTCACGGAGGTATCATTGCTGCCTGTGGTACGTTCTTTGTGTTCTCTGACTATATCAAGCCGGCCGCTCGTATGGCGGCTCTCATGGAAGTACCTGTGAAGTTTGTATGGACACACGATGCCTTCCGTGTAGGTGAGGATGGTCCCACACACGAGCCTGTCGAACAAGAAGCTCAGATCCGTCTACTCGAAAAGCTCAAAAATCACTCGGGCGACAACTCACTCCTTGCCCTCCGTCCTGCAGATGTCCATGAGACAACAGTGGCTTGGCAGTTGGCAATGGAGAACACCAAGACACCTACTGCACTCATCCTTTCTCGTCAAAACATCGATGACCTGCCCGCGAATACGTACAGCAAGGCGAAGAGAGTGGCAAAGGGAGCTTATGTCGTACGTGAGGTCGAAAATCCTGATGTGGTCTTGCTGGCAAGTGGTTCGGAAGTATCTACACTCGTAGCGGGGGCTGACCTTCTTGCGAAAAAGAAGATCAAAGCTCAGATCGTGTCTGTGCCTTCGGAAGGTCTATTCCGCAGACAGAGTGCAAAATATCAATCTGCAGTACTTCCCGAAGGCGTGCTTAGATTTGGACTTACTGCGGGACTTCCTGTGACACTCGAAGGGCTCGTGGCAGGGCAAGGCAGTATTTGGGGCTTGGAGTCGTTCGGATTCTCTGCGCCTTACAAGGTGCTTGATGAAAAACTTGGTTTCACTCCCGAAAACGTAGTAAAACAAGTGACCAAACTACTTAAAAAGAAATAATAAGCTCACAAAACATTATGAGTAACAAAGAGATAAAGACCATAGGCATCGCTTGTGATCACGCAGGCTACGAACTCAAAGAGACGATCATCGCCCACCTAAAAAACAAAGGTTACGAGGTCGTCAACTTCGGGACAGACAGCACTGAGAGTGCAGACTATCCGGACTTCGCCCACCCTCTCGGAGAGGCGGTAAGTGGTGGTAAGGTAGACCGAGGTATCTCGATCTGTGGTTCGGGCAACGGTATATCCATGGTGCT
This is a stretch of genomic DNA from Porphyromonas cangingivalis. It encodes these proteins:
- a CDS encoding transketolase family protein encodes the protein MDKKQLSLRAADNIRILALSMVEKAKSGHPGGAMGGADFAQVLFGEYMVFDPECPEWFARDRFFLDPGHMSPMLYATLSMHGKYSMEDLKNFRQWESVTPGHPERDVRRGVENTSGPLGQGHTYAVGAAIAAKKMEAKFGKIMRQRIFAFISDGGVQEEISQGAGRIAGHLGLDNLVIFYDANNIQLSTTVDEVTSEDVAMKYKAWGWEVIEINGNDHEQIRKALDKAIAVKGKPTLIIGKTLMGKGAMDADGKSFENKVSTHGQPLSAAGACTATSIKGMGGNPDNPFVIFDDVKKMYADRQKALKEECKAWGKEYQAWRKANATLADELDTWLSDKAPKVDWKGIVQKPNQATRAASATVLGYLAQQVPNMVVSSADLSNSDKTDGFLKHTSVITRNNFGGGFLQAGVSEFTMACLCIGMALHGGIIAACGTFFVFSDYIKPAARMAALMEVPVKFVWTHDAFRVGEDGPTHEPVEQEAQIRLLEKLKNHSGDNSLLALRPADVHETTVAWQLAMENTKTPTALILSRQNIDDLPANTYSKAKRVAKGAYVVREVENPDVVLLASGSEVSTLVAGADLLAKKKIKAQIVSVPSEGLFRRQSAKYQSAVLPEGVLRFGLTAGLPVTLEGLVAGQGSIWGLESFGFSAPYKVLDEKLGFTPENVVKQVTKLLKKK
- the rpiB gene encoding ribose 5-phosphate isomerase B; the protein is MKTIGIACDHAGYELKETIIAHLKNKGYEVVNFGTDSTESADYPDFAHPLGEAVSGGKVDRGISICGSGNGISMVLNKYDAVRAALCWDDEIVALARQHNDANVLSLPARFIPQDKALKMVDIFLDTDFEGGRHQRRVDKIAPKR